Proteins encoded within one genomic window of Elusimicrobiota bacterium:
- the thiC gene encoding phosphomethylpyrimidine synthase ThiC, whose translation MEKISDILSKKCKVNLTAVAKTENIDVKTLISRINRGTVVITNNIKRKMKTPSAVGEGMSTKVNANIGTSTDCSSIEKEREKLAAVVAAKADAVMDLSCGGNLNKIRAMVIKESPIPVGTVPVYQAIVETSRRGLPVHKMDPETLFSALERHASDGVDFMTVHCGVTLSTVKRLRKHKRICGIVSRGGAFLAGWMLANNKENPLYQNFERVLEIAKKYNVTLSLGDGLRPGALADADDNAQLSELHILAGMVTAARKEGVSVIVEGPGHMQLDKIVPHVKLQKRLTHNAPYYLLGPLVTDIAPGYDHITAAIGGTVAAAAGADFICYVTPAEHLRLPDIQDVHNGIIAARIAGHAGDIAKGLKPAFEWDKKFSKARKNLDWATQERLAIDPRKVHEERSKSVPKDKEVCTMCGTFCAMREISKYGI comes from the coding sequence ATGGAAAAAATATCTGATATACTCAGTAAAAAATGTAAAGTAAACCTTACTGCCGTTGCAAAAACGGAAAACATTGACGTAAAAACACTAATCTCGCGTATTAACCGCGGGACTGTGGTTATAACCAACAATATTAAAAGAAAAATGAAAACTCCTTCCGCAGTAGGTGAAGGGATGAGTACAAAGGTTAATGCCAATATCGGAACTTCGACTGATTGTTCATCAATTGAAAAAGAACGCGAGAAACTCGCAGCGGTTGTTGCAGCAAAAGCTGATGCCGTGATGGATCTTTCCTGCGGGGGTAACCTCAACAAAATCCGTGCTATGGTAATAAAAGAATCACCGATTCCTGTAGGTACAGTCCCGGTTTACCAGGCAATTGTTGAGACATCACGCAGAGGTTTACCCGTCCACAAAATGGATCCGGAAACCTTATTTTCCGCGCTTGAACGCCATGCGAGTGACGGCGTAGATTTTATGACGGTACATTGCGGGGTTACACTCTCAACTGTGAAGAGGTTGAGAAAACATAAACGTATCTGCGGGATAGTAAGCCGTGGCGGTGCGTTTCTCGCAGGATGGATGCTTGCGAATAATAAAGAGAATCCGTTATACCAGAACTTTGAACGAGTACTTGAAATTGCGAAGAAATATAATGTTACCCTGAGCCTGGGTGACGGTTTACGCCCGGGTGCATTAGCGGATGCTGATGATAATGCTCAACTATCTGAACTACACATTTTAGCGGGAATGGTTACTGCCGCGAGGAAAGAAGGAGTGAGTGTCATAGTTGAAGGCCCGGGGCATATGCAATTAGATAAAATAGTTCCACACGTGAAACTACAAAAACGCCTTACGCATAACGCGCCATATTATCTTCTGGGACCGTTAGTAACAGACATCGCACCGGGGTATGATCATATAACTGCAGCTATCGGCGGTACTGTAGCCGCTGCAGCAGGTGCGGATTTTATTTGTTATGTAACTCCGGCGGAACATCTGCGGTTGCCTGATATTCAGGATGTACATAACGGTATCATAGCTGCGCGTATTGCCGGCCACGCAGGTGATATAGCAAAAGGATTAAAACCGGCATTTGAGTGGGACAAAAAATTTTCTAAAGCACGGAAAAACCTTGACTGGGCAACCCAGGAAAGGTTAGCGATAGATCCGCGTAAAGTACATGAGGAACGCAGTAAGTCGGTACCGAAGGATAAAGAAGTCTGCACAATGTGCGGCACATTTTGTGCAATGCGGGAAATAAGCAAGTATGGGATTTAA
- a CDS encoding thiamine-phosphate pyrophosphorylase encodes MGKKSSKYYRLIDANFNRAREGLRVVEDTVRFLADNKKVVNDLRRLRHRVSRIGSAVYNLLITTRDSDGDVGKEFTSTGFETLHELVTSNFRRAQEAVRVLEEYSRLLSRDAVSDLQRIRFRLYSLEKQVVKLININKVKPRRRKKSKVI; translated from the coding sequence ATGGGAAAAAAAAGTAGTAAGTATTACCGATTAATTGACGCAAACTTTAACCGCGCGAGAGAAGGCTTACGCGTGGTGGAAGATACAGTACGGTTTCTGGCGGATAACAAAAAGGTTGTGAATGATCTCCGCAGGTTAAGGCACAGGGTTAGCAGGATAGGTTCTGCGGTGTATAACCTGTTAATCACCACGCGGGATAGCGATGGTGATGTTGGTAAAGAATTTACATCAACAGGATTTGAAACGCTGCACGAACTGGTGACCAGCAATTTTCGCCGTGCACAGGAAGCGGTTCGTGTTTTAGAAGAGTACAGCAGGTTATTATCTCGTGACGCAGTGAGTGACCTGCAAAGAATAAGGTTCAGGCTTTACAGCCTAGAGAAACAGGTGGTGAAACTTATTAACATTAATAAAGTTAAACCCCGGCGGCGTAAAAAAAGCAAGGTAATATAG
- the thrB gene encoding homoserine kinase, translating to MGFKRAVRVTIPATSGNLGSGFDCLGMAVGLYNTVDVEIDTLSPSVKKGGVVLKNIHILGEGCESISKTQDNVVFTAIKVALKKAGIHSAGVSLKLVNNIPVTRGLGSSAAARVGGITAVNAVLNDRFTTEDIINMASKLEGHPDNVVPAIVGGVCLSYIEDKKIGYIKFDKIKSKIYAITCIPGFELTTKKARAVLPKNIPMRNAVYNCARVGMVTTAFITGNLRLLDFGMRDKLHQPYRSKLIPGFYKVYAAAKRAGAMGVALSGAGPTMLAVTESKKTGSIIGERMVSAWKKYNVLASYKVLEIDDTGYRVEKV from the coding sequence ATGGGATTTAAACGTGCGGTAAGAGTTACAATCCCCGCAACCAGCGGTAATCTCGGGTCAGGGTTTGACTGTCTGGGCATGGCGGTGGGCTTATATAATACCGTTGATGTGGAGATCGATACTTTATCCCCCTCCGTGAAAAAAGGTGGAGTGGTGCTTAAGAATATCCATATCCTGGGTGAGGGTTGTGAAAGCATTTCGAAGACACAGGATAACGTGGTATTCACCGCTATCAAAGTTGCACTAAAAAAAGCGGGGATACATTCTGCAGGGGTAAGCCTTAAGCTTGTGAATAACATACCGGTAACCCGCGGGTTAGGCAGCAGCGCTGCGGCAAGAGTAGGCGGTATTACCGCGGTAAACGCGGTGTTGAATGACAGGTTTACAACTGAAGATATTATTAATATGGCATCTAAACTTGAAGGGCATCCGGATAATGTTGTCCCTGCAATTGTCGGAGGAGTGTGTTTGTCATATATAGAAGACAAAAAGATCGGGTACATAAAGTTTGACAAAATAAAAAGTAAAATTTATGCCATAACGTGTATACCGGGATTTGAACTCACGACGAAGAAAGCACGGGCGGTATTACCAAAAAATATACCTATGCGTAACGCTGTGTATAACTGTGCAAGAGTAGGTATGGTAACCACAGCGTTTATAACTGGTAATCTGCGATTACTGGATTTTGGGATGAGAGACAAACTACACCAACCATACCGTTCAAAACTTATCCCCGGTTTTTATAAAGTTTATGCTGCAGCAAAACGTGCCGGCGCAATGGGTGTCGCGCTCAGCGGCGCTGGCCCGACAATGCTGGCAGTAACGGAAAGTAAGAAAACAGGGAGTATCATCGGTGAGCGTATGGTATCAGCGTGGAAAAAGTATAATGTTCTTGCGTCGTATAAAGTGTTGGAGATAGATGATACAGGGTATAGGGTGGAAAAAGTTTAG